Proteins from a single region of Hordeum vulgare subsp. vulgare chromosome 6H, MorexV3_pseudomolecules_assembly, whole genome shotgun sequence:
- the LOC123401119 gene encoding uncharacterized protein LOC123401119, whose protein sequence is MGRARRGMAGKGKRRPRAVAKAAAVAGDGHEETKDGPEKAAAGGGGFFCCYLLRSLCPRSKSRTYIGFTVNPRRRIRQHNGELRCGAWRTKRGRPWEMMLCIYGFPTNVAALQFEWAWQHPTESLAVRKAAAEFKSLGGIGNKVKLAYTMLNLPSWENLNLTVNFFSTKNTKFTAGCPALPCHMKTVVSPMEDLPCYVEGLSSEDDIMEPREDEEEPDAAVGGDASDHGLRTLDLETGIVGGESDTDDSFVPMERSEVFASRISESSAAQPVEEENRIAGCDFEYTIDDFGESDTDEFFAPMERNEVCGSRISESSLAQPVEEETRIADSDVEYPIDDFGYMEWSGIHETPELHVSRTPPGCSSSSCSNDAAGRSVNCVTGQASPVLKAGSDDGNLFFHEIDVVDLVTPVARFARDCSKAASICPKIIDLTNSPIVIEL, encoded by the exons atgggtagGGCAAGAAGGGGAATGGCGGGCAAGGGCAAGAGGAGGCCGCGTGCTGTGGCGAAGGCGGCGGCCGTGGCCGGCGACGGACACGAGGAAACCAAAGACGGGCCTGAGAAAGCCGCCGCCGGCGGGGGCGGCTTCTTCTGCTGCTACCTCCTCCGGTCGCTCTGCCCGCGCAGCAAGAGCCGCACCTACATCGG GTTCACGGTGAACCCGCGGCGGCGgatccggcagcacaacggcgaGCTCCGGTGCGGCGCCTGGCGGACCAAGCGCGGCCGCCCCTGGGAGATGATGCTCTGCATCTACGGCTTCCCCACCAACGTCGCCGCCCTCCAG TTCGAGTGGGCGTGGCAGCACCCAACCGAGTCGCTGGCCGTTCGCAAGGCAGCCGCCGAATTCAAGTCGCTGGGCGGCATCGGCAACAAGGTCAAGCTCGCCTACACCATGCTCAACCTCCCTTCTTGGGAGAA CTTGAATCTCACGGTGAACTTCTTCTCCACCAAGAATACCAAGTTCACCGCGGGCTGCCCAGCCCTCCCCTGCCACATGAAGACTGTCGTTAGCCCGATGGAGGATCTCCCGTGCTACGTCGAGGGCCTTTCATCCGAGGACGATATTATGGAGCCTAGAGAGGATGAAGAAGAACCAGATGCGGCTGTTGGCGGTGATGCTTCTGATCATGGTTTGCGGACACTGGATTTGGAAACCGGAATTGTAGGAGGTGAATCAGACACTGATGACTCTTTTGTTCCAATGGAACGGAGTGAGGTCTTTGCATCAAGAATTTCAGAATCCTCTGCAGCCCAACCAGTGGAAGAAGAAAACAGAATTGCTGGCTGTGATTTTGAATATACCATTGATGACTTCGGTGAATCAGACACTGATGAGTTTTTTGCTCCGATGGAACGGAATGAGGTTTGTGGATCAAGAATTTCAGAATCCTCTCTGGCCCAACCAGTGGAAGAAGAAACCAGAATCGCTGACTCTGATGTTGAATATCCCATTGATGACTTCGGTTACATGGAATGGAGCGGAATTCACGAAACACCGGAGCTGCACGTGTCTAGAACACCACCTGGATGTTCCTCGAGCTCGTGCAGCAATGATGCTGCTGGAAGATCAGTAAATTGTGTGACAGGGCAAGCATCTCCAGTGTTGAAGGCAGGTTCAGACGATGGTAACCTTTTCTTCCATGAAATTGATGTGGTAGACTTGGTTACACCAGTCGCCCGGTTTGCTAGAGATTGCAGCAAAGCGGCCAGCATTTGCCCCAAGATTATTGATCTGACAAACTCCCCTATTGTCATTGAGTTGTAA
- the LOC123401118 gene encoding uncharacterized protein LOC123401118 → MLAADSNAGHNRQSTRPKSGYEPSDTETEWHDSPWNDAILKSQRTRLPKDPGRDPQVGARRQNTSPNRVRDYPDEKTSSLRNNRTPPRVTEQKRHTSPYAGGKNESRKKSSRTPPRFRSSMEKFSRSSIKERISSSRSISTPKLRPHEKEHPSRVPAFRGTPVSTQAERDSIDIMKAGSHAENCSPETNELIANSKGPSSKHNEYICTSTESTGDIFFSRDCRAPLAKTLVKNNSIDKSFTSDSNVDDAAVTQANSTNLAQTSQFVSVRTGFSRTTNTSYANGRHSQVKSGTNLSRQLNSERFSGDSGKFSDFTGKLVGGVMKFTSSRQKNQNDAWFPCVIGKSCRKPEPSNHKTNDDSESTFIRKALVVEKIRLFWADKYRPRTLSGFTCHREQIQQLKQLVPPEFCPHIILKGPPGSGKKSLCRAILTEIFGDSSLNVSHYLKSCNGQGPASAPIFVPLSSSDHHVELNMRSQSKHARYALTALANEMSSKHKITEISATNNFKVLVLYDVDKVSENNQRLIKWIIDSSSDACKIIMTCQDGPNLLDSITSRCKLISIGVPNTREVVEVLTHVSKKESFDLPASLAYTIATRSAHNMREAVLALEACKANNYPFVDGQAIPLGWDGVLEELAAEILEDPSPKRLFLVRGKLQKLLVESVPPKLVLQRLVELFLKGIHANIKRDAYYWHAYYDKRLPAGASALLKLEEFIAKFMSIHRKSLAPDS, encoded by the exons ATGCTAGCTGCAGATAGCAATGCAGGGCACAATAGGCAGTCGACACGCCCCAAAAGTGGCTATGAACCTTCGGATACAGAAACTGAGTGGCATGATAGCCCTTGGAATGATGCAATACTGAAATCACAGCGGACTCGGCTGCCTAAAGATCCTGGTAGGGACCCCCAAGTTGGTGCTAGAAGACAAAACACATCTCCGAACCGAGTAAGAGATTATCCTGATGAGAAAACTTCAAGCTTGAGGAATAACCGCACTCCTCCCAGGGTCACCGAACAAAAGCGCCATACTTCCCCATATGCTGGTGGAAAGAATGAATCACGCAAGAAGAGCAGCCGGACACCTCCCAGATTTCGGTCTTCTATGGAAAAATTTAGTCGATCGTCGATCAAGGAGAGGATATCCAGTAGCCGGTCAATTTCTACACCGAAACTACGACCACATGAGAAGGAACACCCTTCTAGAGTTCCTGCATTTCGTGGCACTCCTGTCTCAACACAGGCAGAAAGAGACTCAATCGATATTATGAAAGCTGGTTCACATGCAGAAAATTGTTCCCCAGAGACCAATGAGTTGATTGCAAATAGCAAGGGGCCTAGTTCCAAACATAATGAGTATATATGTACAAGCACAGAGTCTACAGGTGACATCTTCTTCTCCCGTGACTGTAGGGCCCCGCTTGCAAAAACATTAGTAAAGAATAACAGTATTGACAAATCCTTCACCTCTGATTCAAACGTCGATGATGCTGCTGTTACTCAAGCAAATAGCACTAATTTGGCCCAGACATCACAGTTTGTTTCAGTCAGGACTGGTTTTTCACGAACTACAAACACCAGCTATGCTAATGGTCGGCACTCCCAAGTTAAGAGTGGCACCAATTTGAGTAGGCAGTTAAACAGTGAACGATTTAGTGGGGACAGTGGAAAGTTCAGTGATTTCACTGGGAAACTAGTTGGAGGCGTCATGAAATTCACCTCTAGCAGGCAGAAGAATCAAAATGATGCTTGGTTTCCATGTGTGATTGGAAAGTCATGCCGTAAGCCAGAACCGTCGAACCATAAAACAAATGATGATTCTGAATCAACTTTTATTCGGAAGGCACTTGTTGTGGAGAAGATTAGACTTTTCTGGGCTGATAAATATCGTCCACGAACTTTGAGTGGATTTACTTGTCACAGGGAGCAAATTCAACAGCTTAAACAATTG GTCCCCCCTGAGTTTTGCCCTCATATCATTCTCAAAGGACCTCCAGGGTCAGGAAAGAAATCATTATGCAGAGCAATACTCACTGAGATCTTTGGTGATTCCTCTCTGAAT GTATCTCACTATTTGAAGAGTTGCAATGGTCAG GGACCTGCATCTGCGCCCATTTTTGTCCCATTGTCATCAAGTGATCACCATGTCGAACTCAATATGAGGTCTCAATCCAAGCATGCTAGATATGCTTTGACAGCTCTGGCAAATGAAATGTCAAGTAAGCATAAAATCACTGAGATATCTGCAACAAACAACTTCAAAG TTCTTGTTCTGTATGATGTTGACAAAGTTAGTGAGAATAATCAGCGTTTGATAAAATGGATAATTGATTCCTCCTCTGATGCATGCAAGATAATAATGACTTGCCAAGATGGCCCCAATCTTCTTGATTCTATTACAAGCCGTTGCAAGCTTATTAGCATTGGTGTGCCAAATACACGTGAG GTTGTGGAGGTTCTCACCCACGTATCAAAAAAGGAGAGTTTCGATCTCCCCGCAAGTTTGGCTTACACCATTGCGACTCGATCCGCTCACAACATGAGGGAGGCGGTATTGGCTCTGGAGGCATGCAAAGCTAACAA TTACCCCTTCGTTGATGGACAAGCTATACCACTAGGATGGGATGGTGTTCTTGAGGAACTCGCAGCAGAAATTTTAGAAGATCCTTCTCCCAAAAG GTTGTTTTTGGTACGAGGCAAGCTCCAAAAACTCTTGGTTGAATCCGTGCCTCCTAAACTTGTTCTCCAG AGACTCGTAGAGCTGTTCCTGAAGGGAATCCATGCTAACATAAAGAGGGATGCTTATTACTGGCATGCCTACTAC GATAAGAGGCTGCCGGCTGGTGCCAGTGCACTGCTGAAACTGGAAG AATTCATTGCCAAGTTCATGAGCATCCACCGGAAGAGCTTGGCACCCGATTCATGA